A region of the Bombus pyrosoma isolate SC7728 linkage group LG15, ASM1482585v1, whole genome shotgun sequence genome:
CATATACAAACACAAAAcacataaaaatgtttaagatATGTAAATTTCGTTCTGTATCGTTAGATGGATGATATTCAATtaggtatgtggtattaataTGTTTCtcattcatatatataattacatatattcagTTGAGGTATTAAACATATCGCACATGTATTTCAGAAGTAACGCAActcaacaaattttttagGAAAACGAGTAACTGTTTGTAGgcttatagaaaaataactaGCCCTTGTAATTCATCTTTAACGCGTGTTCTTTTAACATAGGGCTGGATTATTTGAAGTTACGACGCTTACGAAATACATATgcgatatattaaaaagtaattgtaTAAGCGAAAGAGATATTATGTACGTAGCACAGATTCAATGTCTGCCATTCTCGAAGCATGTGGAAATGATACTGGATCCCCCTCGATATCAAAGGCTGAGGATAATCTATCCAACAGCGACGGACCACTAATTAGAGGCTGCATTCGTCAAAATAGCTGCAGTAGCGTTCACATAAggtataaatgaatatttcatattgatAATCGAATTCGTAACTCTTATAACAACAATGATAATACTTTTAGTTCCGAAAACATTAATCGAACAACAATCGTGACATCTTATACCATGTCGGCATCCAACGAGAAGTTAATAAAACGACGGTATTGTTTGTGGACCTTAACTTTTATCCTAGCGATAATTGGACTTTGTAACCTTTTTCTCAACATCACCGTAATCGCTGTCCTACGAATCAGTCAAGGAATGGAAGCAATGGAAGTGATACCTGACGAGAATCTTGTAAAGTTTTATGGGAAAACCGACTTGGACAGGGTCAGATATTCGAGTATACCAGAAATATTCTTGTAAGATTGTAATTAACGATAAGTATTGCATTCGTAGGTATGCTTACAATCAGGTGTTTGTCAGAGTTACGGAGACGAGCCGATGGAAATATCCGGTAACGAAGCTGGTGTGCAAATACGCGTGAATGCGAATAACCATCGAACAGACGATGAAACGCTTGCTAAAGTAACAATTTTGTCGAACGGTACCACTATGTCAAAAGTAGAATCTTTCGAAGTGAAAGATCCCAGAACCGGCACTATTTATTTCACTACCGATTTTCCCAATTTCGGATTACCTGCAGGAGTGAAGAAAATCGACGTAAAAATCGCAGAAACACACAGAATCACGTCACCAGTTAACGAAAGTCTTACCGTAAATTCGGATGATCAAATTTCTATGCAAGGCGCAGAAGGCGCTAGCATGGAAAGCAAAGATATCGTCTGGAGCGCGGATACAGATATTTTTTTGAGAAGCGTCAACGGAAGCATTATCCTTGATGCCAAAGATGGTGTCTCTATCGACGTAGAAAACATACCAGTTGCACCACTGTTTCTACAAAATCCATCTGGTCATGAACAATATAAAGTTTGCATTTGCATGCCACAAGGAAAACTCTTCAAAGTAGCAGTTCGTGCTGGTGTCAGCAGTCGATCAGTAAATTGTGCTCGTATCAATCGAACTCCGGAAAACGATCCTTGCTTGCGATAGGATCGGAGCACCTAGTTTTTTACTGTAATCTCG
Encoded here:
- the LOC122575934 gene encoding uncharacterized protein LOC122575934 produces the protein MDDIQLDSMSAILEACGNDTGSPSISKAEDNLSNSDGPLIRGCIRQNSCSSVHISSENINRTTIVTSYTMSASNEKLIKRRYCLWTLTFILAIIGLCNLFLNITVIAVLRISQGMEAMEVIPDENLVKFYGKTDLDRVCLQSGVCQSYGDEPMEISGNEAGVQIRVNANNHRTDDETLAKVTILSNGTTMSKVESFEVKDPRTGTIYFTTDFPNFGLPAGVKKIDVKIAETHRITSPVNESLTVNSDDQISMQGAEGASMESKDIVWSADTDIFLRSVNGSIILDAKDGVSIDVENIPVAPLFLQNPSGHEQYKVCICMPQGKLFKVAVRAGVSSRSVNCARINRTPENDPCLR